In Anaerolineales bacterium, one DNA window encodes the following:
- a CDS encoding ubiquitin-like domain-containing protein, with protein sequence MRVIKILEKTSKFTRLVIASAALSITGLLLVYFGTSKVVYVALDGETLRIRTHAATVSGVLDSARIETLAEDHIVPDLETRIEDGEVIQVILADLVTVEVDRRSVPVLTADFAPADILAAAGFTLLPADRVWVDGVRLKDPGFVPDKRPQYVRVEKAVGVRIDVDGVRQEIHSAAPTLGEALWENGFSLHEGDRLIPDANTPLHEVELAVLDRARPIVVEVDGREIETLAGGSTVGEVLEQAGITPVGLDYVLPGEDQPVPQDGHIEIVRVIEEVIVEMEPLNFETEYQPAPDLDLDSIEVLTQGTYGVLANRIRIRSENGVEVARDLEDAWEAVEPSPRILGYGTKIVVRTLNTPYGTIEYWRAVPVYQTSYSPCNLGVNYCGEKTASGKKLAHGMIGVSRSWFNQMQGWPVYVPDYGTATIEDIGAGIPGKNWIDLAYTDEEYVIKYGWTTLYFLTPVPPLNQIPWILP encoded by the coding sequence ATGAGGGTCATCAAAATTCTCGAAAAGACATCCAAGTTCACCCGTCTGGTGATCGCATCTGCAGCACTCTCGATAACCGGCCTGCTGCTGGTGTATTTTGGAACGTCGAAAGTGGTCTATGTTGCCCTGGATGGGGAGACGCTTCGGATTCGCACCCACGCTGCAACGGTGTCCGGCGTTTTGGATTCCGCCAGGATCGAAACCCTCGCAGAAGATCACATCGTACCGGATCTCGAGACGCGCATCGAAGATGGGGAGGTCATTCAGGTCATCCTTGCAGATCTGGTGACCGTAGAAGTGGACCGTCGATCGGTGCCCGTCCTGACGGCGGATTTTGCCCCGGCGGACATCCTCGCCGCTGCAGGTTTCACTCTGCTGCCGGCCGATAGGGTGTGGGTAGATGGGGTGCGCTTGAAAGATCCCGGCTTCGTGCCCGATAAAAGGCCGCAGTACGTCCGCGTCGAGAAAGCCGTGGGCGTTCGCATCGACGTCGATGGGGTACGTCAGGAAATCCACTCCGCTGCACCGACCCTAGGGGAAGCGTTGTGGGAGAACGGCTTCTCGCTGCACGAAGGAGACCGCTTGATTCCGGACGCGAATACCCCGCTGCACGAGGTCGAACTGGCCGTACTCGATCGCGCCCGGCCGATCGTCGTCGAAGTTGATGGCCGTGAAATCGAGACACTCGCAGGCGGCTCGACGGTAGGCGAAGTGCTGGAGCAGGCCGGCATCACCCCCGTGGGTTTGGATTACGTGCTTCCGGGAGAAGATCAGCCCGTTCCGCAAGACGGTCACATCGAGATCGTACGCGTCATCGAGGAAGTGATCGTCGAGATGGAACCGTTGAACTTCGAGACGGAATATCAACCCGCGCCCGACCTGGACCTCGATTCGATCGAGGTATTAACCCAGGGAACGTACGGCGTTCTGGCCAACCGCATCCGCATCCGCAGCGAGAACGGCGTGGAGGTGGCGCGTGATCTGGAGGACGCCTGGGAAGCCGTCGAACCCTCCCCGCGCATCCTGGGCTACGGTACGAAAATCGTCGTACGCACGCTGAACACACCCTACGGAACGATCGAATATTGGCGTGCCGTACCTGTCTACCAAACATCCTATTCCCCGTGCAACCTGGGTGTGAATTACTGCGGGGAGAAAACGGCCAGCGGGAAAAAATTGGCCCACGGCATGATCGGGGTAAGTCGAAGCTGGTTCAACCAGATGCAGGGATGGCCCGTGTACGTTCCGGATTACGGAACCGCCACAATAGAGGACATCGGGGCAGGTATTCCGGGAAAGAATTGGATCGACCTGGCCTACACGGATGAAGAATACGTGATCAAGTACGGCTGGACCACGTTGTATTTCCTCACGCCCGTGCCGCCCTTGAATCAAATACCCTGGATTCTACCTTGA